In a genomic window of Mastacembelus armatus chromosome 3, fMasArm1.2, whole genome shotgun sequence:
- the LOC113122150 gene encoding transient receptor potential cation channel subfamily M member 7-like isoform X5, which produces MIVFTRCCCGRLMRQHVGFTASLATKYSDTKLDENPNLPMPELEEWSVEKHTEASPTDAYGVVNFQGGSHSYRAKYVRLSYDSPPESILQLMLKEWHMELPKILISVHGGVQNFELHPHIKQVVGKGLIKAAVTTGAWILTGGVNTGVAKHVGDALKEHYSKSSKKICTIGIAPWGVIENRKDLIGRDIIAPYQTLLNPLSKLNVLNSLHSHFLLVDDGTVGKYGAEVQLRRDLEKHINLQRIHARIGQGVPVMALIFEGGPNVILTVLEYLQESPPVPVVVCEGTGRAADILAYVHKQTEEGGGLPDGVETDIIATIKKTFNLSQSDAIHLFQTVMECMKSKELITVFHISSEEHQDIDVAILRALLQGTNASAFDQLVLTLAWDRVDIAKDHVFVYGQQLLVSSLEQAMLDALVMDRVDFVKLLIENGVSMHRFLTISRLEELYNTKLSNNPTLLHLVRDVKQGHLPPNYKITLIDVGLVIEYLMGGTYRCNYTKKRFRIIYNNLHGHNRRSGHHTGATGSPLRKSHESFSMQADKKEKTRHNHFIKTAQPYKPKDSSMEQNKKSKQEIVDIDDPKTRRFPYPFNELLVWAVLMKRQKMSLFFWQHGEENMAKALVACKLCRSMAYEAKKSDVVDDTSDELKEYSNEFGTLAVDLLEQSFRQDETMAMKLLTYELKNWSKSTCLKLAVSSHLRPFVAHTCTQMLLSDMWMGRLNMRKNSWYKVILSILVPPAILLLEYKSKAEMAHIPQSQDDHQMTTEDSEHNLQHTAEDIQMDVLNEARSTDHTEAKNDIETHVHSRKLTLGRKMYAFYRAPIAKFWFNTLFYLGFLMLYTYVVLVKMPAWPSPQESVVILYIFTYAIEKIREMFMSEAGKISQKIKVWFGDYFNISDFLAIVSFFIGFGLRLAGGDAFIPGRTVYCLNIIFWYVRLLDILAVNQQAGLYVMMIAKMVANMFYIVVIMAIVLLSYGVPRKAILYPHEEPSWTLAKDVVFQPYWMIYGEMYAYEIDVCANNSDPHIHPLCGPAVWLIPFLQAVYVFVQYIIMVNLLIAFFNNVFMQVMSISNLVWKYQRYHFIMAYHEKPVLPPPFILLCHIYSLFCMCRKRKKENTYGPKLFLSEEDQKKLHDFEEQCVEIYFHEKDDQFHSGSEERIRLTSKRVETMCLQLKEVGNKVNFIKRSLHTLDSQIGHLQDLSALTVDTLKTLSAQRVSEDSKVHHQITRELSLSKNVAPSIAPVAADTGPHSKSSVMGKRSVGAFFGSSFPQEGANIEDSLSGTGLESSQRVRPRPGAGVGLDTSLPSEPSPGAQFNISSTPSQTSGSSHPELNLTGLNQQPPEPDSTTVEFGVFEGKCQKESGFHEKIKEENENNASAPLEVYGLIRAVNSYAGFTDLDRNPAFLHPDSTLKKKDRSRVSAENIFKHDPKAAVRSAQANPLNGKKCTEASLYMPRHSHLGARKDSIGSPFKPMESYQYSAVERNNLMRLSQSIPFTPVPPRGEPVTVYRLEESSPNTINNSMSSWAQRGLCAKIEFLSKEEMGGGLRRALKVLCTWSEYDILKPGHLYIVKSFLPEVVQTWQSIYKEDTVLHLCLREIQQQRAAQKLTFAFNQVRPKTIPYSPRFLEVFLLYCHSAGQWFAIEECITGEFRKFNNNNGDEIVPTNLLEETMLAFSHWTYEYTRGELLVLDLQGVGETLTDPSVIKSGEKGSYDMIFGPANLGDDAIRNFRAKHHCNSCCRKLKLPDLKRNDYTPDNKLTFPQEDPPKPKGSVRESCQPMRLML; this is translated from the exons ATGATTGTGTTCACAAGGTGCTGCTGTGGACGGCTGATGCGGCAGCATGTTGGCTTCACAGCCAGCTTGGCCACAAAGTACTCAGACACGAAGCTGGATGAAAACCCCAACTTGCCCATGCCAGAGCTGGAGGAGTGGTCggtggaaaaacacacagaggcgAGCCCCACTGATGCCTATGGTGTTGTCAACTTCCAGGGAGGGTCTCACTCATACAGAGCCAAG TACGTACGTTTGTCCTACGACTCGCCGCCTGAAAGCATCCTACAGCTGATGCTGAAGGAGTGGCATATGGAGCTTCCTAAGATCCTGATCTCTGTCCATGGAGGAGTTCAGAACTTTGAGCTGCACCCTCATATCAAGCAGGTGGTGGGCAAGGGCCTCATTAAAGCTGCAGTCACCACTGGGGCTTGGATCCTCACTGGAGGCGTCAACACAG GTGTGGCAAAGCATGTGGGCGATGCTCTCAAAGAACACTATTCGAAATCATCAAAGAAAATTTGCACTATTGGAATCGCACCATGGGGAGTCATTGAAAACAGGAAGGATCTCATCGGCAGAGAT ATTATTGCTCCATATCAGACGCTGCTGAACCCTCTCAGCAAACTAAATGTTCTCAACAGCCTGCATTCCCACTTTCTCCTGGTGGACGATGGGACGGTGGGCAAGTACGGTGCTGAGGTTCAACTGCGACGGGACCTGGAGAAACACATCAACCTCCAAAGAATACATGCAC GTATTGGTCAGGGTGTTCCTGTCATGGCCTTGATCTTTGAGGGGGGACCCAACGTGATCCTGACTGTGCTGGAGTACCTTCAAGAGAGCCCTCCTGTCCCAGTGGTGGTGTGTGAGGGGACGGGTCGTGCTGCCGACATACTGGCCTACGTCCACAAGCAGACTGAGGAGGGAGG TGGTCTTCCTGATGGAGTGGAGACTGACATCATTGCAACCATCAAGAAAACCTTCAACTTGAGCCAGAGTGATGCCATCCATCTCTTTCAGACTGTGATGGAGTGCATGAAGAGTAAAGAGCTG atcactgtgtttCACATCAGCTCTGAGGAGCACCAGGACATTGACGTAGCCATTTTGAGAGCTTTACTCCAAG GCACAAACGCATCTGCCTTCGATCAGCTGGTCCTGACTCTGGCCTGGGACCGTGTAGATATTGCCAAGgatcatgtgtttgtttacgGACAGCAGCTTCTG GTGAGCTCTCTGGAGCAGGCGATGCTGGATGCACTGGTGATGGACAGGGTGGATTTTGTCAAGTTGCTCATAGAAAATGGTGTGAGCATGCATCGTTTCCTAACAATCAGCCGGCTGGAGGAGCTCTACAACACG AAACTTTCAAACAACCCAACTCTCCTCCACCTGGTTAGAGATGTTAAACAG GGTCATCTCCCTCCAAATTACAAAATCACTTTGATTGACGTTGGCCTGGTTATTGAGTACCTGATGGGTGGGACTTACAGGTGCAACTACACCAAGAAGCGCTTCCGAATAATTTACAACAATCTCCATGGCCACAATAGG AGGTCAGGGCACCATACAGGAGCTACTGGTTCTCCACTGAGGAAAAGTCATGAGTCTTTCAGCATGCAGGCAGACAAGAAAGAGAAGACGCGGCACAACCACTTCATCAAGACTGCACAGCCGTACAAACCTAAG GACTCTTCCAtggagcagaataaaaaaagcaaacaagagATTGTGGACATAGATGACCCAAAGACACGGCGGTTTCCCTACCCTTTCAATGAGCTGCTGGTGTGGGCTGTGCTGatgaagaggcagaaaatgtcTCTCTTCTTCTGGCAGCATGGCGAAGAGAACATGGCCAAGGCACTGGTGGCATGTAAACTCTGCAGGTCTATGGCCTACGAGGCAAAAAAGAGCGACGTGGTTGACGACACATCAGACGAACTCAAGGAGTACTCCAA TGAGTTTGGGACGTTAGCAGTGGACCTGCTGGAGCAGTCGTTCAGGCAGGATGAGACCATGGCCATGAAGCTGTTGACATATGAGCTGAAGAACTGGAGCAAGTCCACCTGTTTGAAGTTGGCTGTGTCGTCACACCTACGGCCCTTTGTGGCTCATACATGCACCCAGATGTTGCTGTCAGACATGTGGATGGGACGGCTGAACATGCGCAAGAACTCCTGGTACAAG gTGATTCTGAGTATCTTGGTGCCTCCTGCCATCCTACTATTGGAGTACAAATCCAAGGCTGAGATGGCTCACATCCCTCAGAGTCAGGACGATCATCAGATGACTACGGAGGACAGCGAACACAACCTCCAGCACACAGCTGAAGATATCCAAATG GATGTGCTCAATGAGGCCAGATCTACTGACCACACAGAGGCAAAAAATGATATAGAGACACACGTTCATTCCAGGAAGTTGACTTTAGGAAGGAAGATGTATGCCTTCTACCGTGCTCCCATTGCGAAGTTCTGGTtcaataca CTCTTCTACCTGGGCTTCTTGATGCTGTACACGTATGTGGTCCTAGTGAAAATGCCTGCATGGCCTTCACCTCAAGAGTCGGTGGTCATCCTCTACATCTTCACCTATGCCATTGAGAAAATTCGAGAG atgttCATGTCTGAGGCAGGCAAAATAAGCCAGAAGATAAAGGTGTGGTTTGGTGACTATTTCAATATTTCTGACTTTCTGGCCATTGTGAGCTTCTTCATTGGCTTTGGCCTGAGGTTGGCTGGAGGTGATGCCTTTATCCCAGGGAGGACAGTTTATTGTCTCAACATTATTTTCTGGTATGTGCGGCTCCTGGATATCCTGGCTGTCAACCAGCAAGCTGGGTTGTATGTCATGATGATCGCTAAAATG GTGGCCAACATGTTTTACATTGTGGTAATAATGGCTATAGTCCTGCTGAGCTATGGTGTACCCAGAAAAGCTATTCTGTACCCACATGAAGAGCCCAGCTGGACGCTGGCAAAAGATGTGGTCTTTCAACCGTACTGGATGATTTATGGGGAAATGTATGCCTATGAAATAGATG TGTGTGCCAATAAcagtgaccctcatatacatcCCCTGTGTGGGCCAGCAGTATGGCTGATTCCTTTCCTACAAGCAGTCTATGTctttgtacagtatataataatGGTCAACCTTCTCATCGCCTTCTTCAA CAATGTGTTTATGCAAGTGATGTCCATTTCTAATTTGGTGTGGAAGTACCAGCGTTACCATTTCATTATGGCCTACCATGAAAAGCCTGTTCTCCCACCGcccttcatcctcctctgccACATCTACTCCCTCTTCTGTATGTGTCGAAAGCGGAAGAAAGAGAATACCTATGGACCAA AGTTGTTTCTAAGTGAGGAAGATCAAAAGAAGCTCCATGACTTTGAGGAACAATGTGTTGAGATATACTTTCATGAAAAGGATGATCAGTTTCACTCAGGGAGTGAAGAGCGCATACGTCTGACCTCCAAAAG GGTGGAGACCATGTGTTTGCAATTGAAGGAAGTTGGGAACAAGGTCAACTTTATAAAACGCTCATTGCACACGCTGGACTCCCAGATCGGCCATCTGCAGGACCTCTCAGCTCTGACTGTGGACACTCTAAAGACACTCAGTGCTCAGAGGGTGTCAGAGGACAGCAAGGTCCACCATCAGATCACCCGAGAGCTCAGCCTCTCTAAGAATGTGGCTCCCAGCATCGCCCCTGTGGCAGCAGACACTGGCCCCCACTCCAAGTCATCTGTGATGGGCAAACGTAGTGTGGGGGCGTTCTTCGGCTCCTCTTTCCCCCAGGAGGGAGCCAACATAGAAGATTCTCTATCTGGGACTGGGTTGGAAAGTAGCCAGAGAGTTAGGCCCAGGCCTGGAGCAGGAGTGGGGCTGGACACCAGTCTACCCAGTGAGCCCTCCCCTGGGGCTCAGTTCAACATCAGCAGCACCCCTTCCCAGACCAGTGGCTCCAGCCACCCAGAGCTCAACCTCACTGGACTTAACCAGCAGCCCCCCGAGCCAGACAGCACCACTGTAGAGTTTGGTGTCTTTGAGGGTAAGTGTCAGAAAGAGTCTGGCTTTCATGAGAAGATAAAAGAGGAGAATGAAAATAATGCTAGT GCTCCACTTGAAGTTTACGGTCTTATCAGAGCAGTCAATTCTTATGCTGGCTTCACTGACCTTGACAGAAACCCAGCTTTTCTCCATCCTGACTCCA CTCTAAAAAAGAAGGACCGGAGCCGAGTGTCAGCTGAAAACATCTTCAAACATGATCCCAAGGCTGCA GTCAGATCAGCCCAAGCTAATCCATTAAATGGTAAGAAATGTA CTGAAGCTTCTCTCTACATGCCACGCCACAGCCACCTAGGAGCCAGAAAGGACT ctATTGGCTCCCCTTTCAAGCCCATGGAGAGCTACCAGTACTCAG CTGTTGAACGTAACAACCTGATGAGACTGTCACAGAGTATCCCCTTCACCCCTGTGCCCCCTAGAG GAGAGCCAGTGACAGTGTACCGTCTGGAGGAGAGCTCCCCCAACACTATCAACAACAGCATGTCTTCCTGGGCCCAGCGGGGCCTCTGTGCAAAAATAGAGTTCCTCAGCAAGGAGGAGAtgggtggaggactcagacgGGCCCTCAAGGTGCTCTGCACTTGGTCAGAGTATGACATCCTGAAACCAGGACACCTGTATATAGTTAAGTCTTTCCTTCCTGAGGTGGTCCAAACCTGGCAGAGCATCTACAAGGAAGACACTGTGCTGCACCTTTGTCTCAGG GAAATTCAGCAACAAAGAGCTGCTCAGAAGCTGACATTTGCCTTCAACCAAGTCAGGCCAAAGACAATTCCTTATTCACCGAG GTTCCTGGAGGTGTTTCTGCTCTACTGTCACTCTGCTGGACAGTGGTTTGCTATAGAAGAGTGTATCACTGGGGAGTTCAGGAagttcaacaacaacaatggagATGAGATCGTCCCCACCAACCTCCTGGAGGAAACCATGCTGGCCTTCAGCCACTGGACGTACGAGTACACCCGTGGAGAGCTGCTGGTGCTGGACCTGCAGG GTGTGGGGGAGACTCTGACAGATCCATCAGTCATAAAAAGCGGTGAGAAGGG ATCTTATGATATGATATTTGGACCTGCCAACCTGGGGGACGATGCCATTAGAAACTTCCGTGCAAAACACCACTGCAACTCCTGCTGTCGGAAACTCAAACTTCCTG ATTTGAAGAGGAATGACTACACACCAGACAACAAGTTGACATTCCCACAAGAAGATCCTCCCAAACCAAAGGGCAGTGTCAGGGAGTCCTGCCAACCAATGAGGCTGATGCTGTGA